The following are encoded together in the Silurus meridionalis isolate SWU-2019-XX chromosome 2, ASM1480568v1, whole genome shotgun sequence genome:
- the cnih1 gene encoding protein cornichon homolog 1 isoform X1, which translates to MAFTFAAFCYMLALLLTAALIFFAIWHIIAFDELKTDYKNPIDQCNTLNPLVLPEYLIHVFFCVMFLCAAEWLTLALNMPLLAYHVYRYMTRPVMSGPGLYDPTTIMNADILAYCQKEGWCKLAFYLLSFFYYLYGMIYVLVSS; encoded by the exons ATGGCGTTCACATTCGCGGCCTTTTGTTATATGCTCGCTCTGCTTCTCACGGCGGCGCTCATCTTCTTCGCCATCTGGCAC ATCATTGCGTTTGATGAGCTGAAGACAGACTACAAGAATCCTATAGACCAGTGTAACACACTAAACCcg ctggTGCTGCCTGAATACCTGATCCATGTGTTCTTCTGTGTGATGTTCCTCTGTGCTGCTGAGTGGCTAACCCTCGCTCTCAACATGCCCCTGCTGGCCTATCACGTTTACAG GTATATGACTCGCCCGGTGATGAGTGGTCCTGGTCTCTACGATCCCACCACCATCATGAATGCTGACATCCTGGCATACTGTCAAAAGGAGGGATGGTGCAAACTCGCCTTCTACCTGCTGTCCTTCTTTTACTATCTCTACGG gatgatCTACGTGTTGGTGAGCTCTTAA
- the cdkn3 gene encoding cyclin-dependent kinase inhibitor 3 isoform X1, producing MRVNEFDSSEEEDDGDEESYTPLQICWLSLSAIECSQFLGICSLPGCRYKDIRRNLEKDIGELRVQGIQDVFVLCERAELVRYRVPCLLESYTRSGLNVHHLPFPDGGVPEMPQCARILDELQHCLHTQRRTVIHCYGGLGRSGLITACLLLHLSSTMTPTKAIEILRELRGRGAIQTVKQYNFLHEFREKFAAYQETTESRASERAVSR from the exons atgaGGGTCAATGAGTTTGATTCCtctgaggaagaggatgatggtgatgaagagtCCTACACGCCTCTACAGATCTGCTG gttgTCCTTGTCAGCAATTGAGTGCTCACAGTTCCTTGGTATATGCTCCTTACCAG GATGCAGATATAAAGACATCAGGAGAAACCTGGAGAAAGACATAG gtgaacTGCGTGTGCAGGGTATACAGGACGTGTTTGTGTTGTGCGAAAGGGCAGAGCTTGTACGATACAGAGTTCCATGCTTGTTAGAGAGTTACACTCGGAGTGGACTCAACGTGCACCACCTGCCTTTTCCTGATGGAGGCGTCCCTGAGATGCCCCAATGTGCTCGCATCCTGGACGAGCTGCAGCACTGCTTACACACCCAGCGCCGCACCGTCATCCA ctgtTATGGGGGTCTGGGACGCTCAGGACTCA TCACTGCATGTTTGTTGCTGCATCTCTCCAGTACTATGACTCCCACTAAGGCCATCGAGATCCTGAGAGAGCTGAGGGGACGTGGAGCAATTCAGACAGTCAAA CAATACAACTTTTTGCACGAGTTTAGGGAGAAGTTTGCAGCTTATCAGGAAACTACAGAGTCCAGAGCCTCAGAGAGAGCTGTCTCCAGATAG
- the cnih1 gene encoding protein cornichon homolog 1 isoform X2, which translates to MRFYFSFPSLIDTQTVERVKKIKRVRLALKLVLPEYLIHVFFCVMFLCAAEWLTLALNMPLLAYHVYRYMTRPVMSGPGLYDPTTIMNADILAYCQKEGWCKLAFYLLSFFYYLYGMIYVLVSS; encoded by the exons atgcgtttttatttctcttttccgTCTCTGATCGACACACAGACAGTTGAGAGGGTGAAAAAGATTAAGAGAGTCAGGCTTGCGCTGAAG ctggTGCTGCCTGAATACCTGATCCATGTGTTCTTCTGTGTGATGTTCCTCTGTGCTGCTGAGTGGCTAACCCTCGCTCTCAACATGCCCCTGCTGGCCTATCACGTTTACAG GTATATGACTCGCCCGGTGATGAGTGGTCCTGGTCTCTACGATCCCACCACCATCATGAATGCTGACATCCTGGCATACTGTCAAAAGGAGGGATGGTGCAAACTCGCCTTCTACCTGCTGTCCTTCTTTTACTATCTCTACGG gatgatCTACGTGTTGGTGAGCTCTTAA
- the cdkn3 gene encoding cyclin-dependent kinase inhibitor 3 isoform X2, with amino-acid sequence MRVNEFDSSEEEDDGDEESYTPLQICWLSLSAIECSQFLGCRYKDIRRNLEKDIGELRVQGIQDVFVLCERAELVRYRVPCLLESYTRSGLNVHHLPFPDGGVPEMPQCARILDELQHCLHTQRRTVIHCYGGLGRSGLITACLLLHLSSTMTPTKAIEILRELRGRGAIQTVKQYNFLHEFREKFAAYQETTESRASERAVSR; translated from the exons atgaGGGTCAATGAGTTTGATTCCtctgaggaagaggatgatggtgatgaagagtCCTACACGCCTCTACAGATCTGCTG gttgTCCTTGTCAGCAATTGAGTGCTCACAGTTCCTTG GATGCAGATATAAAGACATCAGGAGAAACCTGGAGAAAGACATAG gtgaacTGCGTGTGCAGGGTATACAGGACGTGTTTGTGTTGTGCGAAAGGGCAGAGCTTGTACGATACAGAGTTCCATGCTTGTTAGAGAGTTACACTCGGAGTGGACTCAACGTGCACCACCTGCCTTTTCCTGATGGAGGCGTCCCTGAGATGCCCCAATGTGCTCGCATCCTGGACGAGCTGCAGCACTGCTTACACACCCAGCGCCGCACCGTCATCCA ctgtTATGGGGGTCTGGGACGCTCAGGACTCA TCACTGCATGTTTGTTGCTGCATCTCTCCAGTACTATGACTCCCACTAAGGCCATCGAGATCCTGAGAGAGCTGAGGGGACGTGGAGCAATTCAGACAGTCAAA CAATACAACTTTTTGCACGAGTTTAGGGAGAAGTTTGCAGCTTATCAGGAAACTACAGAGTCCAGAGCCTCAGAGAGAGCTGTCTCCAGATAG